In Helicobacter ibis, one genomic interval encodes:
- a CDS encoding Crp/Fnr family transcriptional regulator, which yields MQDYIKLLRNIGHKRFYNKSEILFFEGEKPKMVLILLSGSIRLYKTSDTNKETTIHKIEHTSFIAEMPSFLNMPYPASAVCERDSEILEINIETLKNQCIKDSDFCFSLIASLCQKIKILENLINNNQKTLKEKIIEFLENNKENLQTLTQREIAKRLNISPESLSRTLKQLKDSNKLKIAKGKISL from the coding sequence ATGCAAGACTACATAAAATTACTAAGAAACATAGGGCATAAAAGGTTCTACAACAAAAGTGAGATTCTATTTTTTGAAGGAGAGAAGCCAAAAATGGTGCTAATCTTGCTAAGTGGTAGCATACGACTTTATAAGACAAGCGATACGAACAAAGAAACAACAATACACAAAATAGAACACACAAGTTTCATTGCTGAAATGCCAAGCTTTCTAAACATGCCCTACCCAGCTAGTGCGGTATGTGAGAGAGATAGTGAAATTTTAGAAATAAACATAGAAACTCTAAAAAATCAGTGTATAAAAGATTCTGACTTTTGCTTCTCTCTAATAGCTTCCTTATGTCAAAAAATCAAAATTTTAGAAAACTTAATAAACAACAACCAAAAAACCCTAAAAGAAAAGATAATAGAATTCCTAGAAAACAACAAAGAAAACTTGCAAACTCTAACTCAAAGAGAAATAGCCAAAAGATTGAATATTAGCCCAGAATCTCTATCAAGAACGCTAAAACAACTTAAAGATTCAAATAAACTAAAAATCGCAAAGGGCAAAATCAGCCTTTAG
- a CDS encoding group III truncated hemoglobin, whose translation MEEITIEKINKLMDIFYNKIRVDKNGLGDIFNNKIGTSNEEWDKHKEKISNFWQGMLLGVGNYSGQPMKAHLDLPPFPREFFDLWLSLFEESLSQVFSQEVSAEILQRAKMIASRFQYMLYEAH comes from the coding sequence ATGGAAGAAATAACTATTGAAAAGATAAATAAGCTTATGGACATTTTTTATAACAAGATTCGCGTTGATAAAAATGGGCTTGGCGATATATTTAACAATAAAATTGGTACAAGCAACGAAGAGTGGGATAAGCACAAAGAGAAAATCTCAAATTTTTGGCAAGGAATGTTGCTTGGAGTTGGAAATTATAGTGGGCAACCAATGAAAGCTCATTTGGATTTACCACCATTTCCTAGGGAGTTTTTTGATTTGTGGCTATCTTTGTTTGAAGAGAGTTTATCCCAAGTTTTCTCACAAGAAGTTAGTGCTGAAATCTTGCAAAGAGCAAAGATGATTGCCTCAAGATTCCAATATATGCTATATGAAGCACATTAG
- a CDS encoding septum site-determining protein MinC: MVNVRQKSLRAFIFTRSDDDEVIAYLRKNSILLSDFILIFSYEVGDNVLECLKELKLNFVQESDNCLHVAKEAKNKEEEKQETNDIPKTLVLHRNVRSGEEIISNSDITIFGNVNSGAIVQSMGNIQIFGEINGNIFCDGSYIIAGTVKEGNLLLNGTIIDRDSLMPDMKKIYKVDNEIKIERL, translated from the coding sequence GTGGTAAATGTCAGACAGAAAAGTTTAAGAGCATTTATATTTACTAGGAGCGATGATGATGAGGTTATTGCGTATTTGCGTAAAAATTCAATTTTATTGTCTGATTTTATTTTGATTTTTTCTTATGAAGTTGGAGATAATGTCCTTGAATGCTTAAAAGAGCTAAAGTTAAATTTTGTCCAAGAAAGCGATAATTGTCTTCATGTTGCAAAAGAAGCTAAAAACAAAGAAGAAGAAAAACAAGAAACCAATGATATTCCAAAAACTTTAGTATTGCACAGAAATGTAAGAAGTGGAGAGGAGATAATATCAAATAGCGATATTACTATTTTTGGTAATGTTAATAGTGGTGCTATTGTGCAGAGTATGGGTAATATACAGATTTTTGGCGAAATTAATGGAAATATATTCTGTGATGGTAGCTATATAATAGCAGGTACAGTTAAAGAAGGTAATTTATTGTTAAATGGCACTATTATAGATAGGGATAGTTTAATGCCTGATATGAAGAAAATATATAAAGTTGATAATGAAATTAAAATTGAAAGGTTATAG
- a CDS encoding (Fe-S)-binding protein, with protein MRVYFFGTCIGSMVFSNTCVNAIKLLQREGAEVIFKKDQTCCGQPSYNSGYYEESKKVALYNMELFKGSEPIIIPSGSCTGMMKVDYIELFEGTEHEEQARKFSNRIYELSEFLDKVLQVKYNDLGEKTKVTWHSNCHALRVAKCIDSAKNLIRSLKNVELIELEREEECCGFGGTFSIKEPEISNAMVSQKIKDIQSRNVEYMLSADAGCLLNISGAMQKQGVNVQTMHLYDFIAQRIGIRG; from the coding sequence ATGCGTGTTTATTTTTTTGGAACCTGTATTGGCTCAATGGTCTTTAGCAATACTTGCGTCAATGCTATAAAATTGCTTCAAAGAGAAGGTGCAGAAGTTATCTTCAAAAAAGATCAAACCTGTTGCGGACAACCAAGTTATAACTCTGGATATTATGAAGAAAGCAAAAAAGTTGCACTTTATAATATGGAGCTTTTCAAAGGAAGTGAGCCAATTATTATACCTAGTGGATCTTGCACTGGCATGATGAAAGTTGATTATATAGAACTATTTGAAGGCACAGAACATGAAGAACAAGCAAGAAAATTTAGCAACAGAATCTATGAACTAAGTGAATTTTTAGACAAAGTGTTACAAGTAAAATATAATGATTTAGGCGAAAAAACAAAAGTAACATGGCATAGCAATTGTCATGCATTAAGGGTGGCTAAGTGTATAGATTCTGCAAAAAATCTTATACGATCGCTTAAAAATGTTGAACTTATTGAACTAGAAAGGGAAGAGGAGTGCTGTGGGTTTGGCGGGACATTTAGCATAAAAGAACCTGAAATATCAAACGCTATGGTAAGCCAAAAAATAAAAGACATACAATCACGCAATGTAGAATACATGCTAAGTGCTGATGCTGGTTGTTTGCTAAATATTAGCGGAGCAATGCAAAAACAAGGCGTCAATGTGCAGACCATGCACCTATATGATTTTATTGCACAAAGAATAGGTATAAGGGGCTAG
- a CDS encoding copper resistance protein CopD, with amino-acid sequence MESLYPYFLIIHILCAIIFLGYIFTDVVLLSLIRKKLGEEIADKIFSIIGSRARKIMPLCLALLILSGGVMISRYINSEVGFFDTTLQQFLFIKMILAFVILVAVVISLSCYYLGLKNPLAKIIHILALILGLFIVLLAKMAFYF; translated from the coding sequence ATGGAATCTTTATACCCATATTTTTTGATAATACACATTTTGTGTGCAATTATATTTTTAGGATATATTTTTACTGATGTAGTGTTACTTAGTCTTATAAGGAAGAAGCTAGGCGAAGAGATTGCAGATAAGATTTTTTCTATAATAGGTTCTAGAGCTAGAAAGATAATGCCATTATGTCTTGCTTTGTTAATATTAAGCGGTGGTGTTATGATTAGTAGATATATAAATAGCGAAGTTGGGTTTTTTGATACAACGCTGCAACAATTTTTGTTTATAAAAATGATTTTAGCATTTGTGATTTTGGTCGCTGTTGTTATCTCTCTTTCTTGCTATTATTTGGGGCTTAAAAATCCACTAGCTAAGATTATCCATATTTTGGCTTTGATACTTGGGTTATTTATTGTCTTACTAGCTAAGATGGCATTTTATTTTTAA
- a CDS encoding LutC/YkgG family protein encodes MSRNEILENIKHGIATNNNIPKNDVKYKNPMNHTRESLLEEYKLNQSNNKAIVLESDNLPKTINEILTEVNASKILLNNDLAIDTKDINNNYQTIPYTKSIDFVREELFNIDTSVVEARCGVANVGIVGLSSNSASPRLASLITNNCIYLLKKENIVESLHEGINFIKQYEKKRSNTDILPSNIIFVAGPSRTADIELQTIFGVHGPRVVYVVLY; translated from the coding sequence ATGAGTAGAAATGAAATTTTAGAAAACATAAAACATGGAATCGCCACAAATAATAACATACCAAAAAATGATGTAAAGTATAAAAATCCCATGAATCACACAAGAGAAAGCTTGTTAGAAGAATACAAGCTAAACCAAAGCAATAACAAAGCAATAGTATTAGAATCTGATAATTTACCAAAGACAATAAATGAAATATTAACTGAAGTTAATGCAAGCAAGATTCTGCTAAACAATGACTTAGCAATAGACACAAAAGATATTAATAACAATTACCAAACAATCCCATATACAAAAAGTATCGATTTTGTGCGTGAAGAACTATTTAACATTGATACTTCAGTTGTAGAGGCAAGATGTGGTGTAGCAAATGTTGGGATTGTAGGCTTAAGCTCAAACTCTGCTTCTCCTAGACTTGCTTCATTAATTACAAATAATTGTATTTACTTACTTAAAAAAGAAAATATTGTAGAGAGTTTGCATGAAGGTATAAACTTTATAAAACAATACGAAAAAAAGCGTAGCAACACGGATATTCTGCCAAGCAATATAATCTTTGTAGCAGGTCCATCACGCACCGCAGATATTGAACTTCAGACAATTTTTGGTGTGCATGGACCAAGGGTTGTGTATGTTGTTTTATACTAA
- the uvrB gene encoding excinuclease ABC subunit UvrB yields the protein MQKFILESKYNPSGDQPQAIEKLSEFIKQGSQYQTLIGVTGSGKTFSMAHIIEKLQMPTLIMTHNKTLAAQLFSEFKGFFPKNHVEYFISHFDYYQPEAYIPRQDLFIEKDSKINDELERLRLSATTSLLAFDDTIVVASVSANYGLGNPSEYLEMIESFEVGKSYNQKSLLLRLVDMGYKRNDAFFDRGDFRVNGEVIDIYPAYNEDEVVRLEFFGDELENIFILDSIDKKNIDRKDTFVLYAANPFIVGENKLKSAIKSIEEELALRLELYKKENRMVEYERLKSRVEFDLEMISSTGICKGIENYARHLTGKKEGETPYSLLDYFEQKRKPYLLIVDESHVSLPQFGGMYAGDRSRKEVLVEYGFRLPSALDNRPLQYEEFIQKAPHFLFVSATPAQKELDLSKEHIAEQLIRPTGLLDPTYEICSTDNQVERLYDEAKRVIKNGDRVLVTALTKKMAEELTKYYLELGLKVRYMHSEIDAIERNQIIREFRLGEFNMLVGINLLREGLDLPEVSLVAILDADKEGFLRSETSLIQTMGRAARNVRGHVLLFANTITPSLKRAMEVTDYRRERQERFNKENNITPKGVVRKLDENLKNQDLGMLYERAKKKEKMPKEERAKLVKELTKQMHEAAKRLDFEEAARLRDEIARFRNL from the coding sequence ATGCAAAAATTTATATTAGAATCTAAATATAATCCATCTGGCGATCAGCCTCAAGCAATAGAAAAGTTAAGCGAGTTTATAAAACAAGGTAGTCAATATCAAACCCTAATAGGTGTAACTGGTAGCGGAAAGACATTTTCTATGGCACATATAATAGAAAAGCTTCAAATGCCAACCTTAATAATGACGCATAACAAGACTTTAGCAGCACAACTATTTAGCGAGTTTAAAGGATTCTTTCCTAAAAATCATGTCGAATATTTTATCTCCCACTTTGATTACTATCAACCTGAAGCATATATACCAAGACAAGACTTGTTTATAGAAAAAGATTCTAAGATTAATGATGAGCTAGAGAGATTGCGTCTATCGGCTACAACTTCTTTGTTGGCTTTTGATGATACGATTGTTGTTGCTTCTGTTTCTGCAAACTATGGTTTAGGTAATCCTAGTGAATATTTAGAGATGATTGAGAGCTTTGAGGTGGGTAAAAGTTATAATCAAAAATCGCTCCTTTTAAGACTGGTGGATATGGGATATAAAAGAAATGATGCCTTTTTTGATAGAGGTGATTTTAGAGTTAATGGAGAAGTTATAGATATATATCCTGCATATAATGAAGATGAGGTGGTTAGGTTAGAGTTTTTTGGTGATGAATTGGAGAATATTTTTATTTTAGATTCTATAGATAAGAAAAATATTGACAGAAAAGATACTTTTGTTCTTTATGCGGCAAATCCATTTATAGTTGGTGAAAACAAGCTAAAATCTGCAATAAAAAGCATAGAAGAAGAATTAGCTTTAAGACTTGAGCTTTATAAAAAAGAAAATAGAATGGTAGAGTATGAGAGGCTAAAAAGTAGGGTTGAATTTGATTTAGAAATGATAAGTAGTACTGGAATTTGCAAAGGAATAGAAAATTATGCACGACACTTGACTGGTAAAAAAGAGGGAGAAACTCCATATTCTTTGCTTGATTACTTTGAGCAAAAAAGAAAACCTTATTTGCTAATTGTAGATGAATCTCATGTGAGTTTGCCTCAATTTGGCGGAATGTATGCAGGTGATAGAAGTAGAAAAGAAGTGTTAGTAGAGTATGGATTTAGGCTTCCTAGTGCGTTAGATAATAGACCATTACAATATGAAGAATTTATACAAAAAGCACCACATTTTTTATTTGTTTCAGCAACTCCTGCACAAAAAGAACTAGATTTGAGTAAAGAACATATAGCAGAGCAACTAATTAGACCTACGGGCTTACTTGATCCAACTTATGAGATTTGTAGCACAGATAATCAAGTGGAAAGGCTATATGATGAAGCCAAAAGAGTAATCAAAAATGGCGATAGAGTGCTTGTTACTGCTTTGACTAAAAAAATGGCAGAAGAACTAACTAAGTATTATTTAGAGCTTGGGCTTAAGGTTAGATATATGCATTCTGAAATAGACGCAATAGAAAGAAATCAAATAATTAGAGAATTTAGGTTAGGTGAGTTTAATATGCTAGTTGGGATTAATTTGTTGCGCGAAGGGCTTGATTTGCCTGAAGTATCGTTAGTAGCAATATTAGATGCTGATAAAGAGGGATTTTTAAGAAGCGAGACAAGCCTTATTCAGACAATGGGAAGAGCTGCTAGAAATGTAAGAGGGCATGTTTTGTTGTTTGCAAACACAATTACTCCATCTTTAAAGAGGGCAATGGAAGTGACAGATTATAGGCGAGAGAGACAAGAAAGATTCAATAAAGAGAACAATATAACACCTAAAGGGGTTGTAAGGAAATTAGATGAGAATCTAAAAAACCAAGATTTAGGAATGCTATATGAAAGGGCAAAGAAAAAGGAAAAAATGCCAAAAGAAGAGAGAGCAAAACTTGTAAAAGAGCTAACAAAGCAAATGCACGAAGCAGCCAAAAGGCTAGATTTTGAAGAGGCTGCTAGGCTTAGAGATGAGATTGCAAGATTTAGAAATCTCTAA
- a CDS encoding AAA family ATPase → MQNMKHVLEFLNTKNIEKTKIFASLQCAKDEALILQYMLNSFLHGNTEGTALEILRGLYGLENPLSILNLMVQFKNLMNLGWIRTMGGELTLLELINSPFYLSSDFFRVLENLNNSAKTEKISSYVDDLDYLKDQFCVVDILHDIFMLKKYNKNSPLLTQNIKKLTSLESRIKKRLALTKDKPSIEVIFDDYNLDRNEKMIFLVILKEEYAPIDSERRDLNYLINIISKNNDEKIKNRYLLDDDSRLIYGGLIESDVMFGGNRSFYIADNILRQIINQSTKCKTRKKISVQNLLEDHEIFEFVKPKHTLDEVILNKDTRKLLDSVLQQMDTKVLANLKEWGIKDKNKDIESKIIFYGVAGTGKTMTALALAKSLKKEVLSFDCSKILSMYVGESEKNVRRIFDSYYEIRNKTKQTPILLLDEADQFLSTRSLYTSGADKMHNQMQNIFLEQIEKFDGILIATTNLLETIDSAFSRRFNYKIEFKKPSLSERKLLWEKMLPKNAPYEKDFSIDSLCEFSLTGGQIFIIIKNVALLVATMKNPLFTTQVFINEIKRELSSNFDGAREVGFNT, encoded by the coding sequence ATGCAGAATATGAAACATGTTTTAGAGTTTTTAAACACAAAAAATATAGAAAAAACAAAAATTTTTGCTTCTTTGCAATGTGCAAAAGATGAAGCACTAATATTACAATATATGTTAAATTCGTTTTTGCATGGCAATACAGAGGGGACTGCTTTAGAGATTTTGCGTGGTTTGTATGGTCTTGAAAATCCACTTTCTATACTAAATCTAATGGTGCAATTTAAAAATCTAATGAATCTAGGCTGGATAAGAACTATGGGTGGAGAGCTAACATTGCTAGAGCTTATAAATTCCCCATTCTATCTAAGTAGTGATTTTTTTAGGGTTTTGGAGAATCTAAACAATAGTGCAAAGACAGAAAAAATATCTTCATATGTCGATGATTTGGATTATTTAAAGGATCAATTCTGTGTCGTGGATATTTTGCATGATATTTTTATGCTTAAAAAATACAATAAAAATTCACCCTTGCTAACTCAAAATATAAAAAAGCTAACTTCATTAGAATCAAGAATTAAAAAAAGACTAGCTTTGACAAAAGACAAGCCAAGCATTGAAGTAATATTTGATGATTATAATTTAGATAGAAATGAAAAGATGATATTTTTAGTTATTCTAAAAGAAGAGTATGCTCCTATTGATAGTGAGAGGAGAGATCTAAATTATCTTATAAATATAATTAGCAAGAATAATGATGAAAAAATAAAAAATAGATATTTGCTAGATGATGATAGTAGGCTAATATATGGTGGGTTAATAGAGAGTGATGTTATGTTTGGTGGGAATCGTAGTTTTTATATAGCAGATAATATTCTAAGGCAAATAATAAATCAATCCACAAAATGCAAAACAAGAAAAAAAATAAGTGTGCAAAACTTATTAGAAGACCATGAAATATTCGAGTTTGTAAAGCCAAAGCATACACTTGATGAAGTTATATTAAATAAAGATACTAGAAAGTTGTTAGATTCTGTATTGCAACAAATGGATACAAAAGTTCTTGCTAATCTTAAAGAATGGGGCATAAAGGATAAAAATAAAGATATAGAATCTAAAATAATTTTCTATGGTGTTGCAGGAACTGGGAAGACAATGACTGCTTTAGCATTAGCAAAATCGCTAAAAAAAGAAGTGCTAAGCTTTGATTGTTCTAAGATATTATCGATGTATGTTGGCGAGAGTGAGAAAAATGTCAGAAGAATCTTTGATTCATATTATGAAATAAGAAATAAAACCAAGCAAACACCAATATTGCTACTAGATGAAGCAGATCAGTTTTTAAGCACAAGGAGTCTCTATACAAGTGGTGCTGATAAAATGCACAACCAAATGCAAAATATATTTTTAGAACAAATAGAAAAATTTGATGGAATCCTAATAGCTACCACAAATCTCTTAGAGACAATAGATAGTGCATTTTCTAGGAGATTCAATTATAAAATCGAGTTTAAAAAGCCAAGCTTAAGTGAGAGAAAATTGCTATGGGAGAAAATGCTTCCAAAAAATGCACCTTATGAAAAAGACTTTAGCATAGATTCTTTGTGTGAGTTTTCTCTAACTGGTGGTCAGATATTTATAATAATAAAAAATGTAGCATTGCTTGTAGCTACGATGAAGAATCCGCTATTTACAACACAAGTTTTTATTAATGAGATAAAAAGAGAGCTTTCATCAAACTTTGATGGTGCTAGGGAAGTTGGGTTTAATACATAA
- a CDS encoding sodium-dependent transporter gives MTRFSKAGFILATAGSAIGLGGIWKFPYLVGQNGGAAFVIVFILAFILFGLSIFVIEMLFGRESEQNSISTFETLAPNNMKFLKYGGLMVISGLLIFSFYVVVLGWLFHYLFLSVIGMPKTLQEAQEVWGEFVSGSIGYQMFWHLLVVALCAYVLNKGVKAGIEKLNLILMPLLFIIFAGLLVYSVMQDSFIESFKFLFSPDFSKLNSQVVVEAIGQAFFALSLGVGVILTYSNSLPKHGNFVRFAVIVAVLNFLFCLVAGLVVFTFIFGHGAEPSGGPGLVFVSLPLIFANMGVSGQIIAFLFFIALIFAGITSAVSMLEPLNSCLIERLKYTRKRANLTSISIAYILGLVVLFSNTESYGGYLTFFDKNFFGWLDYITSSFMLPLAGVFMCIYMGFILPKEKVYAMSEGHLRGIYFKTWYFTIRFIAPIGILSAMISLI, from the coding sequence ATGACTAGATTTTCAAAAGCCGGATTTATCTTAGCAACTGCAGGTAGCGCCATAGGACTTGGTGGAATTTGGAAATTTCCATACCTAGTTGGTCAAAATGGTGGAGCTGCTTTTGTTATCGTGTTTATTTTGGCATTTATATTATTTGGGCTTAGTATTTTTGTGATTGAAATGCTATTTGGCAGAGAGAGCGAGCAAAATAGTATAAGCACTTTTGAGACTTTAGCGCCAAATAATATGAAGTTTTTAAAATATGGTGGCCTGATGGTTATTTCTGGTTTGCTTATTTTTTCTTTTTATGTGGTTGTGCTTGGTTGGTTGTTTCATTATTTGTTTTTATCGGTTATTGGTATGCCAAAGACACTACAAGAAGCACAAGAGGTATGGGGAGAGTTTGTAAGTGGTAGCATAGGTTATCAGATGTTTTGGCATTTATTGGTTGTAGCACTTTGTGCATATGTACTAAATAAGGGCGTGAAGGCTGGAATCGAGAAATTAAATTTAATTTTAATGCCTTTATTGTTTATTATTTTTGCTGGTTTATTGGTATATTCTGTAATGCAAGATTCATTTATTGAATCTTTTAAGTTCTTATTTAGCCCTGATTTTAGTAAGCTTAACTCGCAAGTTGTAGTTGAGGCAATAGGACAAGCATTCTTTGCGCTATCGCTTGGTGTTGGTGTGATTCTTACATATTCAAACTCTCTTCCAAAGCATGGTAACTTTGTTAGATTTGCTGTTATTGTTGCGGTGCTTAATTTTCTATTTTGTCTTGTAGCAGGGCTTGTGGTATTTACATTTATATTTGGGCATGGTGCAGAACCATCTGGTGGTCCGGGCTTAGTGTTTGTATCTCTTCCGCTGATATTTGCAAACATGGGAGTTAGTGGTCAAATTATTGCGTTTTTGTTTTTTATTGCATTAATTTTTGCAGGAATTACATCTGCAGTATCCATGCTTGAACCACTTAATTCGTGCCTTATTGAAAGATTAAAATACACTAGAAAAAGAGCAAACTTAACTAGTATTAGCATTGCATATATTCTTGGACTTGTGGTTTTATTTAGCAACACAGAATCTTATGGGGGCTATTTGACATTTTTTGATAAGAACTTCTTTGGTTGGTTAGATTATATTACTTCATCATTTATGTTGCCTCTAGCTGGTGTTTTTATGTGTATTTATATGGGGTTTATACTACCAAAGGAGAAAGTATATGCTATGAGCGAGGGACACTTGAGAGGTATTTACTTTAAAACTTGGTATTTTACTATTAGATTTATTGCACCAATAGGTATATTATCGGCCATGATTAGCCTTATATAA
- the lpxC gene encoding UDP-3-O-acyl-N-acetylglucosamine deacetylase — protein MREQTIKKSVELVGIGLHKGVPVTMKLEPLPTGSGIHFFRSDVGVNIELKPDNVVDTTMATVIAKDSHKVSTIEHLLSAVYAYGIDNLRIVLDNEEVPIMDGSSIGYCMLLEEAGIIEQDSTKKILKVKSPIEIKDGDKFVRLEPSDECVFDFSIHFPHPAIGTQKYKFEFSTKNYKEEIARARTFGFLSEVQYMRSIGLALGGSLDNAIVLDDTTILNKEGLRYKEEFVRHKILDAIGDMSLLGMPLLGAYISYAGSHKLNHLLTKKLLEEEAYEIVEIPQEYKLYDYELAKENA, from the coding sequence ATGAGAGAGCAGACAATTAAAAAATCAGTGGAATTAGTTGGTATAGGTTTGCATAAAGGTGTGCCAGTTACAATGAAGCTAGAGCCATTACCTACTGGAAGTGGGATACATTTTTTTAGAAGCGATGTTGGAGTAAATATAGAGCTAAAGCCAGATAATGTAGTAGATACTACAATGGCAACCGTGATTGCTAAAGATTCTCATAAAGTCTCTACCATTGAGCATTTACTATCAGCTGTATATGCATATGGTATAGATAATCTAAGAATCGTGCTTGATAATGAAGAAGTGCCAATTATGGACGGAAGTAGCATAGGGTATTGTATGTTGCTTGAAGAAGCTGGAATTATAGAACAAGATAGCACAAAAAAGATTCTAAAAGTAAAATCTCCTATTGAGATAAAAGATGGAGATAAATTCGTAAGGTTAGAGCCAAGCGATGAATGTGTATTTGACTTTTCCATACATTTTCCACACCCTGCAATTGGGACTCAAAAATACAAATTTGAATTTAGCACCAAAAATTATAAAGAAGAAATCGCAAGAGCTAGGACTTTTGGATTCTTATCAGAAGTGCAATATATGCGTAGTATAGGCTTAGCACTTGGTGGTTCTTTGGATAATGCCATAGTGCTAGATGATACTACTATTTTAAATAAAGAGGGACTTAGATATAAAGAAGAGTTTGTAAGACATAAAATACTTGATGCAATAGGAGATATGTCTTTGCTTGGCATGCCATTGCTTGGTGCGTATATATCGTATGCTGGAAGTCATAAACTAAATCATTTGCTAACTAAAAAACTGCTTGAAGAAGAAGCTTATGAAATAGTGGAAATACCACAAGAATACAAGCTTTATGATTATGAATTAGCAAAAGAAAATGCATAA
- a CDS encoding LutB/LldF family L-lactate oxidation iron-sulfur protein, protein MSEALKQKYHNIVSQKLEDKQLRKNLLSVMDTLKGNRKKLIASRFYDWEALREQGKTLKQKNLAKLDTLLEKFESKAKENGFIVHWAKNSDEANNIVLDIMRKNNINKILKGKSMASEETHLNAFLKARGLNPIETDLGEIIIQLIDEPPVHIVAPAIHKNRYQIGEIFRDKLGAPLESEPEKLNEIARTHLRKEFKDFKLGLSGVNFAIANEGAIWLLENEGNGRMSTTACDIHVAFCGIEKVIETFEEASILNALLIPSATGAPVTCYNNIITSPRKEGELDGPKEVHIIILDNNRSNMLKDSHYYRALSCIRCGTCLNHCPVYDKIGGHAYLSTYPGPIGEVISPQLFGLNKFSPMLDLCSLCGRCSEVCPVKIPLAELIRDLRSERVGQGRKGVVGTDSSTQNKAEIKAMQSFMQIATNPKKWRLLLAMADFLSPLSKTFAPLIPGLKTWTKYRELPKLNGNLHQKVSKMQGVIYE, encoded by the coding sequence ATGAGCGAAGCACTAAAACAAAAATATCACAATATAGTTTCTCAAAAATTAGAAGATAAACAATTAAGAAAAAACCTCCTTAGCGTTATGGACACGCTAAAAGGCAACAGAAAAAAACTCATAGCCTCAAGATTCTATGATTGGGAAGCTTTGAGAGAACAAGGCAAAACCCTAAAGCAAAAAAACCTAGCCAAGCTTGATACATTGCTTGAAAAATTTGAATCTAAAGCAAAAGAAAATGGCTTTATAGTGCATTGGGCAAAAAATAGTGATGAAGCAAATAATATCGTGCTAGACATAATGCGAAAAAATAATATAAATAAGATTCTAAAGGGTAAGTCTATGGCAAGTGAAGAAACGCATTTGAATGCGTTTTTAAAAGCTAGAGGCTTAAATCCTATTGAAACAGACTTGGGCGAGATTATTATCCAGCTTATAGATGAACCACCAGTGCATATAGTAGCTCCTGCAATCCATAAAAATCGCTACCAAATTGGTGAGATTTTTCGAGATAAACTTGGAGCACCATTAGAATCTGAACCAGAAAAGCTTAATGAAATTGCACGCACACATTTAAGAAAAGAGTTTAAAGATTTCAAGCTTGGTCTTAGTGGAGTGAATTTTGCTATTGCTAATGAAGGTGCTATTTGGCTATTAGAAAACGAAGGCAATGGCAGAATGAGCACGACTGCTTGTGATATTCATGTGGCATTTTGTGGGATTGAAAAAGTTATAGAAACTTTTGAAGAAGCCTCAATTTTAAACGCACTACTTATCCCCTCAGCAACCGGTGCTCCTGTAACTTGCTATAACAATATAATCACCTCTCCAAGAAAAGAAGGTGAGCTAGATGGTCCAAAAGAAGTGCATATTATAATACTGGATAACAATCGTTCAAATATGCTAAAAGATTCGCATTATTATCGTGCGTTAAGTTGTATTCGTTGCGGGACATGTCTAAACCACTGCCCAGTATATGATAAAATCGGCGGACATGCTTACCTTAGCACATATCCCGGACCTATTGGAGAGGTTATTTCACCTCAACTTTTTGGTTTAAATAAATTTAGCCCTATGCTTGATCTTTGCTCACTTTGTGGGCGATGCTCTGAAGTGTGTCCAGTAAAAATCCCCCTAGCAGAACTTATAAGAGATCTAAGGAGCGAGAGGGTTGGACAAGGTAGAAAGGGTGTAGTTGGAACAGATTCTAGCACACAAAATAAAGCTGAAATCAAAGCAATGCAAAGCTTTATGCAAATAGCAACAAATCCAAAAAAATGGAGACTACTATTAGCTATGGCAGACTTTTTATCACCACTTAGCAAAACTTTTGCGCCATTAATTCCGGGACTAAAAACTTGGACTAAATATAGAGAGCTACCAAAACTTAATGGGAATCTACATCAAAAAGTATCAAAAATGCAAGGAGTGATTTATGAGTAG